A part of Streptomyces sp. NBC_00557 genomic DNA contains:
- the acsA gene encoding acetate--CoA ligase, giving the protein MPWETIRKDTPLRIAPNLRDYDKECASFSWQAARRRLQGLPGGRGLNIAHEAVDRHAASGRATAVALRCVGRDDSVTSVTYGELARSTARFANVLRGLGIGYGDRVVTLLGRCPELYTVVLGTLKNTSVLCPLFSAFGPDPVFQRMTLGDAQVLVTTADLYRKKVAGQRDRLAALRHVLIVGDGADDLPGTLSLTALMADAADTFTIPPTSPHDMALLHFTSGTTGIPKGAVYVHEAAVAHYVSALYALDLHEGDVFWCTADPGWVTGMSYGIVAPLMHGVTVVVDEGDYDARRWYRILAEQRVSVWYTVPTALRMLMRTTPRTGPYDMPRSFDLSALRFIASVGEPLNPEAVVWGGDVLGMPVHDNWWQTETGAIMIANFAACDIRPGSMGRPLPGVDAAVLRRGEDGRAEVADGHVAVLEERGVEGELALRPGWPSMFRGYLHDEPRSAAAFADGWYLTGDLVRRDADGWFWFVGRADDVIKSAGHLIGPFEVESALMEHPAVAESGVIGRPDPVAGSIVKAFVTLRPGFDASSATRRELLAFARRRLGPAVAPREIAFDQHLPHTRSGKVMRRLLRARELGLPEGDISTLEDSASEATSTARTEQPA; this is encoded by the coding sequence ATGCCATGGGAGACCATCCGGAAGGACACTCCGCTGCGCATCGCCCCCAATCTGCGCGACTACGACAAGGAGTGCGCGAGCTTTTCGTGGCAGGCGGCACGCCGCAGGCTGCAGGGGCTGCCCGGTGGGCGGGGTCTGAACATCGCGCACGAGGCCGTGGACCGGCATGCGGCATCGGGCCGGGCCACAGCGGTCGCACTGCGCTGTGTCGGACGGGACGACTCCGTCACCTCGGTGACCTATGGGGAGCTGGCCCGATCGACTGCACGGTTCGCCAACGTGCTCCGCGGCCTCGGGATCGGGTACGGCGACCGGGTGGTGACGCTGCTGGGGCGCTGCCCCGAGCTGTACACCGTGGTCCTCGGCACGTTGAAGAACACCAGTGTCCTGTGCCCGCTGTTCTCCGCCTTCGGACCGGACCCGGTGTTCCAGCGGATGACGCTGGGCGACGCGCAGGTGCTGGTCACCACGGCGGACCTGTACCGGAAGAAGGTCGCCGGGCAGCGCGACCGGCTCGCCGCCCTGCGCCACGTACTGATCGTCGGCGACGGGGCGGACGACCTGCCCGGCACCCTGTCCCTCACCGCGCTGATGGCCGACGCGGCCGACACCTTCACGATCCCGCCGACCTCCCCCCACGACATGGCCCTGCTGCACTTCACGAGCGGCACGACCGGCATCCCCAAGGGCGCGGTGTACGTGCACGAGGCGGCCGTCGCGCACTACGTGTCCGCGCTGTACGCCCTCGACCTCCACGAGGGCGACGTGTTCTGGTGCACCGCGGACCCGGGCTGGGTCACCGGCATGTCCTACGGGATCGTCGCCCCTCTCATGCACGGCGTGACAGTCGTGGTGGATGAGGGCGACTACGACGCCCGCCGCTGGTACCGGATCCTCGCCGAGCAGCGGGTGAGCGTCTGGTACACGGTGCCGACGGCGCTGCGCATGCTGATGCGGACGACACCGAGGACGGGCCCTTACGACATGCCCCGCTCCTTCGACCTGAGTGCGCTGCGGTTCATCGCGTCGGTCGGCGAACCGCTCAATCCGGAGGCGGTGGTGTGGGGCGGGGACGTGCTCGGCATGCCGGTGCACGACAACTGGTGGCAGACCGAGACCGGCGCCATCATGATCGCCAACTTCGCCGCTTGCGACATCCGTCCCGGCTCGATGGGGCGCCCGCTGCCCGGTGTGGATGCGGCGGTGCTGCGGCGCGGCGAGGACGGCCGGGCCGAGGTCGCCGACGGGCACGTCGCCGTACTGGAGGAGCGCGGGGTGGAGGGTGAGCTGGCGCTGCGGCCCGGCTGGCCGTCCATGTTCCGCGGCTATCTGCACGACGAGCCACGCAGTGCGGCGGCCTTCGCGGACGGCTGGTACCTCACCGGTGACCTCGTACGACGCGACGCCGACGGCTGGTTCTGGTTCGTCGGGCGCGCCGACGACGTCATCAAGTCGGCAGGACACCTCATCGGGCCGTTCGAGGTCGAGAGCGCTCTGATGGAGCATCCGGCGGTCGCCGAGTCCGGGGTCATCGGCCGACCGGACCCCGTGGCAGGGAGCATCGTCAAGGCGTTCGTCACGCTGCGGCCGGGCTTCGATGCGAGCAGCGCGACCCGGCGGGAGCTGCTGGCCTTCGCCAGGCGCCGGCTGGGCCCGGCCGTGGCGCCCCGCGAGATCGCCTTCGACCAGCATCTGCCGCACACCCGCAGCGGCAAGGTCATGCGCCGCCTGCTGCGGGCCCGCGAACTCGGCCTGCCGGAGGGGGACATCTCCACCCTGGAGGACTCCGCTTCGGAGGCCACCTCTACGGCGAGGACGGAGCAGCCCGCATGA
- a CDS encoding Ni/Fe hydrogenase subunit alpha produces the protein MNHRGTRVLRLDALARVEGEAALHLRVEGDTVVETRLRIYEPPRFFEAFLTGRGHTEPPDITARICGICPVAYQMSACQAIENASGVTVDGPLAELRRLLYCGEWIESHTLHIYLLHAPDFLGRADVVELARDQRAAVERGLRLKQAGNAIVQQLGGRPIHPVNVRIGGFYRTPSPDELRPLAERLRQARDDALETVRWVAAFDFPDAVCDHDLFALRHPGRYAVDIGTPVVMAAADHGRAPHPIPLTDFEQHVREEQVPHSTALTATLDGRRYLTGPLARYAINGQWLHPVAAEVAGEAGLGDPATGAICDNPFRSIVVRAIEVVQAVEEALRIIDGYEPPPRPAVDVPPRRGVGVGATEAPRGLLYHRYALTEDGTLTEARIVPPTAQNQTAIEEDVRRAVQARLDRPGPAADDEELTRLCERAIRNHDPCISCSAHFLDVTVERS, from the coding sequence ATGAACCATCGCGGAACCCGCGTCCTGCGGCTGGACGCGCTGGCCAGGGTGGAAGGCGAGGCTGCCCTCCACCTGCGCGTCGAGGGTGACACGGTCGTCGAGACGCGGTTGCGCATCTACGAACCCCCACGCTTCTTCGAGGCCTTCCTGACCGGCCGGGGCCACACCGAACCCCCCGACATCACCGCCCGCATCTGCGGCATCTGCCCGGTCGCCTACCAGATGAGCGCCTGCCAGGCGATCGAGAACGCCAGCGGCGTCACGGTCGACGGCCCCCTCGCGGAACTGCGCCGCCTGCTGTACTGCGGCGAGTGGATCGAGAGCCACACCCTGCACATCTACCTGCTGCACGCCCCGGACTTCCTGGGGCGTGCCGACGTCGTGGAACTCGCCCGCGACCAACGAGCCGCCGTCGAACGCGGCCTGAGGCTCAAACAGGCCGGCAACGCGATCGTCCAGCAGCTCGGCGGCCGCCCCATCCACCCGGTCAACGTCCGGATCGGCGGCTTCTACCGGACGCCGTCACCGGACGAGCTGCGTCCTCTGGCGGAACGGCTGCGGCAAGCCCGGGACGACGCGCTGGAGACCGTCCGCTGGGTGGCGGCGTTCGACTTCCCCGACGCGGTGTGCGACCACGACCTGTTCGCGCTGCGCCACCCCGGCCGGTACGCCGTCGACATCGGAACACCGGTGGTCATGGCCGCTGCCGACCACGGCCGGGCGCCGCACCCGATCCCCCTGACCGACTTCGAACAGCACGTCCGGGAAGAGCAGGTACCCCACTCAACCGCGCTGACGGCCACGCTCGACGGCCGCCGCTACCTCACTGGCCCGCTGGCCCGCTACGCGATCAACGGCCAGTGGCTGCACCCCGTGGCCGCCGAGGTGGCGGGAGAAGCCGGTCTCGGTGATCCCGCGACCGGCGCCATCTGCGACAACCCCTTCCGCAGCATCGTCGTACGGGCCATCGAAGTGGTGCAGGCCGTAGAGGAGGCCTTGCGGATCATCGACGGATACGAACCACCTCCCCGGCCGGCCGTCGACGTCCCGCCCCGCCGGGGCGTGGGGGTCGGGGCCACCGAGGCGCCCCGGGGCCTGCTGTACCACCGCTACGCGCTCACGGAGGACGGCACGCTCACCGAGGCCCGCATCGTCCCGCCCACGGCCCAGAACCAGACGGCCATCGAGGAGGACGTGCGCAGGGCCGTCCAGGCTCGCCTCGACAGGCCCGGGCCCGCCGCCGACGACGAGGAACTGACCCGTCTCTGCGAACGGGCCATCCGCAACCATGATCCCTGCATCTCCTGTTCCGCCCACTTCCTCGACGTGACCGTGGAACGCTCGTGA
- a CDS encoding FAD/NAD(P)-binding protein, which produces MSTVTPPLPYRVAGTWDETGDTRSIELVPAGRKLPPFAPGQFAMIYAFGVGEVPVSASALPGRHGGLVHTVRAVGAVSAALFRLRPGDSVGLSGPYGTGWDLEAAVGRDVLIVAGGIGLAPLRPVVHALLDRQAAYGPLAVLLGARTPADLIYRDEVDSWRAHARVEVTVDRPAPGWQGAVGVVTTLLDRIDLRPERTCALVCGPEVMMRHTARDLVARGLDPHRIQVSLERNMHCATGHCGHCQLGPLLLCRDGPVVGYDRVAPLLLVREL; this is translated from the coding sequence ATGAGCACCGTGACGCCCCCGCTGCCGTACCGGGTCGCCGGCACCTGGGACGAGACCGGCGACACCCGGTCGATCGAGCTGGTCCCGGCCGGACGGAAACTCCCGCCTTTCGCACCGGGGCAGTTCGCGATGATCTACGCGTTCGGGGTCGGCGAGGTGCCTGTCTCTGCCAGCGCCCTGCCGGGCCGCCACGGAGGGCTCGTACACACCGTGCGTGCGGTGGGCGCGGTCTCCGCCGCCCTCTTCCGACTGCGCCCGGGTGACAGCGTCGGGCTCAGCGGGCCGTACGGCACCGGCTGGGACCTCGAAGCGGCGGTCGGCCGCGATGTTCTGATCGTCGCCGGCGGCATCGGTCTGGCACCGTTGCGGCCGGTCGTCCACGCCCTCCTGGACCGGCAGGCGGCATACGGCCCGCTCGCGGTCCTGCTGGGCGCGCGCACTCCTGCCGACCTGATCTACCGCGACGAGGTCGACAGCTGGCGCGCCCATGCCAGGGTGGAGGTGACCGTCGACCGGCCCGCCCCGGGCTGGCAGGGTGCGGTGGGCGTGGTCACCACGCTCCTGGACCGCATCGATCTGCGCCCGGAACGGACCTGCGCGCTGGTGTGCGGGCCTGAGGTGATGATGCGTCACACCGCTCGCGACCTCGTGGCCCGGGGCCTGGACCCGCACCGCATTCAGGTGTCCCTGGAACGCAACATGCACTGCGCCACCGGCCACTGCGGCCACTGCCAGCTCGGTCCGCTCCTGCTGTGCCGCGACGGGCCGGTCGTCGGCTACGACCGCGTGGCGCCCCTGCTCCTCGTGAGGGAGTTGTGA
- a CDS encoding alpha-ketoacid dehydrogenase subunit beta, which yields MTTTRTRVAEAAVPSDRKTTYREAMREAMREALRSDERVFLMGEDVGQYGGCFGVSLGLLEEFGPERIRDAPLSESAFVGAGIGAALAGMRPIVEIMTVNFSLLALDQILNNAATLLHMSGGQLPVPVVIRMTTGAGRQLAAQHSHSLESWYAHIPGLRVLAPATLTDARYMLAPRSPTPIRC from the coding sequence ATGACCACGACGCGGACCCGTGTCGCCGAAGCCGCCGTGCCTTCCGACCGGAAGACGACGTACCGGGAGGCCATGCGCGAGGCCATGCGCGAGGCGCTGCGCAGCGACGAGCGGGTATTTCTGATGGGTGAGGACGTCGGCCAATACGGCGGCTGCTTCGGCGTCAGCCTCGGCCTGCTGGAGGAGTTCGGACCCGAACGGATCCGCGACGCACCACTGTCGGAGTCGGCGTTCGTCGGTGCGGGCATCGGTGCCGCCCTGGCGGGCATGCGGCCGATCGTCGAGATCATGACGGTCAACTTCAGCCTGCTGGCCCTGGACCAGATTCTCAACAACGCGGCGACGCTGCTGCACATGTCGGGCGGGCAACTGCCCGTACCGGTCGTGATCCGGATGACCACGGGCGCGGGACGGCAGCTCGCGGCCCAGCACTCGCACAGCCTGGAAAGCTGGTACGCGCACATCCCCGGCCTGCGGGTCCTGGCCCCGGCGACCCTCACCGACGCCCGGTACATGCTGGCCCCGCGCTCGCCGACCCCGATCCGGTGCTGA
- a CDS encoding alcohol dehydrogenase catalytic domain-containing protein has translation MRALVYHGPAHTSWDTVPDPVTEEATDAIVRVDATTVCGTDLHIRRGDFPEVKPGTVLGHEAVGEVVDVGEQVHHLRPGDQVIVSSVSACGDCAECRDGRYGQCRGGGGWILGSLVNGTQAELVRVPFADHSTTRRPPDLPLADAVLLAELLPTAYEVGIRNGHVGPGDTVVVVGAGPVGLATVVIARLYSPRRIIVVDLAGARLEKAKRVGADAAESPGTMIADLSEGPGADVVIEASGDPDGFVLCTRAVRTGGHIASIGTHGKPVSLHLESLWRKNVTISTGQVDTSSTPWLLELLRFGHLPVSPLVTHTFGLDRMEDAYEAFARGTSTGALKVVLQRE, from the coding sequence GTGCGAGCGCTCGTCTACCACGGCCCGGCACACACCTCCTGGGACACTGTTCCCGATCCGGTGACCGAGGAGGCGACCGACGCGATCGTCCGGGTCGACGCGACGACCGTCTGCGGCACTGATCTGCATATACGGCGAGGCGACTTCCCCGAGGTGAAGCCGGGGACGGTCCTCGGCCACGAGGCCGTCGGCGAGGTCGTCGACGTCGGTGAGCAGGTCCATCACCTGCGCCCCGGCGATCAGGTGATCGTGTCGTCCGTCTCGGCCTGCGGTGACTGCGCCGAGTGCCGCGACGGCAGGTACGGACAGTGCCGTGGGGGTGGCGGATGGATCCTGGGGAGTCTGGTCAACGGCACCCAGGCCGAACTGGTGCGCGTGCCGTTCGCCGATCACTCCACCACCCGACGGCCCCCCGACCTCCCGCTCGCCGACGCCGTCCTGCTCGCCGAACTCCTTCCCACCGCCTACGAGGTCGGGATCCGCAACGGACACGTCGGCCCTGGGGACACCGTCGTCGTGGTGGGTGCCGGCCCCGTCGGTCTCGCCACGGTGGTCATTGCCCGGCTCTACTCGCCCCGCAGGATCATCGTCGTCGACCTGGCCGGCGCTCGGCTGGAGAAAGCCAAGCGCGTAGGAGCGGATGCCGCCGAATCGCCAGGAACCATGATCGCCGACCTGTCCGAGGGGCCGGGTGCCGACGTGGTCATCGAGGCGTCCGGCGACCCGGACGGTTTCGTGCTCTGCACGCGTGCCGTCCGCACGGGAGGACATATCGCCAGCATCGGCACGCACGGCAAACCGGTGTCACTCCATCTGGAGTCCCTCTGGCGCAAGAACGTGACGATCAGTACGGGCCAGGTCGACACGTCCTCCACGCCGTGGCTGCTGGAGCTGTTGCGGTTCGGTCATCTGCCCGTCTCCCCGTTGGTCACCCACACGTTCGGCCTCGACCGGATGGAAGACGCCTATGAGGCGTTCGCGCGCGGCACCAGCACAGGCGCCCTCAAAGTCGTGCTGCAACGGGAGTGA
- a CDS encoding oxidoreductase gives MATEPGQARDPRPTLAVWKFASCDGCQLTLLDCEDELLGLTERVRIDHFLEMTPAEGADREHARLDGRGPYDLSLVEGSITTAEDAERIQHIRRISRYLVTIGACATAGGIQALRNFADVEDFLAAVYAQPEYIATLETSTPISAHVPVDFELRGCPIDRRQLLEVITAYLAGRKPQISNHSVCFECKRRGTTCITVAHGTPCLGPVTHAGCGAICPAYGRGCYGCFGPSSKPNLRSMVAQLRHDGMSERDVQRVFRTFNAASPEYAPVPDLAAEERQGPSA, from the coding sequence ATGGCCACCGAACCTGGGCAGGCCCGCGACCCGCGGCCGACGCTCGCCGTGTGGAAGTTCGCCTCCTGCGACGGCTGCCAGCTGACCCTGCTGGACTGCGAGGACGAACTCCTCGGCCTCACCGAGCGCGTGCGGATCGACCACTTCCTGGAGATGACCCCGGCCGAGGGCGCCGACAGGGAACACGCGCGGCTGGACGGCCGGGGGCCGTACGACCTCTCCCTCGTCGAAGGGTCGATCACCACCGCCGAGGACGCCGAGCGGATCCAGCACATCCGCCGCATCTCCCGGTACCTGGTGACCATCGGGGCCTGCGCCACCGCGGGCGGCATCCAGGCACTGCGCAACTTCGCCGACGTCGAGGACTTCCTCGCCGCCGTCTACGCGCAGCCGGAGTACATCGCCACACTGGAGACCTCGACACCGATCTCGGCCCATGTGCCGGTCGACTTCGAACTGCGTGGGTGCCCCATCGACCGTCGCCAGCTCCTCGAAGTCATCACCGCCTACCTGGCCGGTCGCAAACCGCAGATCTCCAACCACAGCGTCTGCTTCGAGTGCAAGAGGCGCGGCACCACCTGCATCACCGTCGCCCACGGCACCCCTTGTCTGGGCCCGGTCACGCACGCGGGGTGCGGTGCCATCTGCCCCGCCTACGGTCGCGGCTGCTACGGCTGTTTCGGGCCGTCGAGCAAACCCAACCTGCGCTCCATGGTCGCGCAGTTGCGCCACGACGGGATGAGCGAGCGGGACGTCCAGCGTGTCTTCCGCACCTTCAACGCCGCGTCGCCGGAGTATGCCCCCGTACCCGACCTCGCGGCCGAGGAGCGACAGGGCCCTTCGGCCTGA
- a CDS encoding hydrogenase maturation protease, whose amino-acid sequence MVIGVGNPLRGDDGVGPAAVEAMRGRVPDGTVLAVSDGEPARMLDLWRGADTVVVVEALRARPSRPGELHTLTAADAAARTAGTASTHALGLGECLALAEALDQLPPSLVVHAMEVADVELGARLSEAVRSALPGLVDRVAASVRQAYERNHER is encoded by the coding sequence GTGGTGATCGGCGTGGGCAATCCCCTGCGCGGTGACGATGGTGTCGGCCCGGCAGCCGTGGAGGCGATGCGGGGCCGTGTTCCCGACGGAACCGTCCTGGCGGTCAGCGACGGTGAACCTGCCCGCATGCTCGACCTGTGGCGCGGCGCTGACACGGTGGTCGTGGTGGAAGCGCTTCGCGCTCGGCCGAGCCGGCCGGGGGAGCTGCACACCCTCACGGCGGCGGACGCGGCCGCCCGGACAGCGGGTACGGCGAGTACGCATGCACTCGGGCTCGGAGAGTGCCTCGCCCTGGCGGAGGCCCTCGACCAGCTGCCACCGAGTCTCGTGGTGCATGCCATGGAGGTGGCCGACGTCGAGCTCGGCGCGCGCCTGAGCGAAGCGGTGCGGTCGGCGCTGCCGGGATTGGTCGACCGGGTCGCCGCCTCCGTCCGGCAGGCGTACGAGCGAAACCACGAGCGGTAG
- a CDS encoding 4Fe-4S dicluster domain-containing protein: MSTDADVQISQVPGSDGLVMGKDGMAALVDVLIRRGYTVIGPTARDGAIELAELRSADELPYGWGVELEAGRYRLRERPDGAAFANAAGPQSWKSYLHPARVREWSADRMEGELVFTAEQGTPPRYAFLGVRPCDLRAIAIQDRVLTGGTYRDPGYEGRRSGALLIVVECTEPGATCFCVSMGTGPAAGPGYDLVMTEVVDEDGHRFWVRGGSREGAEILAELPGRPADPETRQTARAGVTAAADRMGRTMPEADLRELMAGTLDAPRWDDVAGRCLTCGNCTMVCPTCFCTTTEDVTDLTGDHAERWRLWDSCFDLDFSQLHGGPVRASSRSRYRQWMTHKLGTWYDQFGSSGCVGCGRCIVWCPVGIDITEEAAALHDWTQSGASGPAPEPP; encoded by the coding sequence ATGAGCACCGACGCCGATGTGCAGATCTCCCAGGTGCCCGGGTCCGACGGACTTGTCATGGGCAAGGACGGTATGGCCGCGCTCGTGGACGTCCTGATCCGGCGCGGATACACCGTGATCGGACCCACTGCGCGGGACGGCGCCATCGAGCTGGCGGAACTGCGGTCGGCCGACGAGTTGCCGTACGGATGGGGTGTGGAGCTGGAGGCCGGGCGGTACCGGCTGCGGGAGCGGCCGGACGGGGCGGCCTTCGCGAACGCGGCGGGCCCCCAGTCATGGAAGTCCTACCTGCACCCGGCGCGAGTGCGGGAGTGGAGCGCCGACCGGATGGAGGGGGAGCTGGTCTTCACGGCAGAGCAGGGCACGCCGCCTCGGTACGCCTTCCTGGGGGTGCGCCCCTGCGATCTGAGGGCCATCGCCATCCAGGACCGCGTACTGACCGGTGGGACGTACCGGGATCCCGGCTACGAGGGGCGGCGTTCCGGGGCCCTGCTGATCGTGGTCGAGTGCACAGAGCCCGGCGCCACGTGCTTCTGCGTCTCGATGGGCACCGGACCCGCTGCGGGCCCCGGCTACGACCTGGTGATGACGGAAGTGGTCGATGAGGACGGTCACCGCTTCTGGGTCCGCGGCGGCAGCCGGGAAGGCGCGGAGATCCTGGCCGAACTGCCCGGCCGCCCGGCCGACCCGGAAACCCGGCAGACGGCTCGCGCCGGCGTCACGGCCGCCGCGGACCGCATGGGCCGGACCATGCCCGAGGCAGACCTGCGAGAGCTGATGGCCGGAACCCTCGACGCGCCCCGCTGGGACGACGTCGCAGGGCGGTGCCTGACGTGCGGCAACTGCACCATGGTGTGCCCCACCTGCTTCTGCACCACCACCGAGGACGTCACCGACCTCACCGGCGACCACGCGGAGCGGTGGCGGCTGTGGGACTCCTGTTTCGACCTGGACTTCTCCCAGCTGCACGGCGGTCCGGTCCGCGCCTCCTCGCGCAGCCGCTACCGGCAGTGGATGACCCACAAACTCGGCACCTGGTACGACCAGTTCGGCTCGTCCGGCTGCGTGGGCTGCGGACGCTGCATCGTGTGGTGCCCGGTCGGCATCGACATCACCGAGGAAGCGGCCGCCCTGCACGACTGGACACAGTCCGGGGCGTCGGGACCGGCGCCGGAGCCACCATGA
- a CDS encoding transketolase C-terminal domain-containing protein gives MLIFEHGSLYNVSGDLPADAGPVDIDHAAVRRPGTDVSLITYGGSLPKALAAADDLSSGGISAEEDYRDLTTLSDTTRFLVGTSQGS, from the coding sequence GTGCTGATCTTCGAGCACGGCAGCCTGTACAACGTCTCGGGCGACCTGCCCGCCGACGCCGGCCCGGTCGACATCGACCACGCGGCCGTCCGCCGTCCCGGCACGGACGTCTCACTGATCACTTACGGCGGCTCCCTGCCCAAGGCACTGGCCGCCGCCGACGACCTCTCGAGCGGCGGCATCAGCGCCGAAGAGGACTACCGGGACCTGACCACGCTGTCCGATACGACGCGGTTCCTGGTCGGGACCAGCCAGGGGTCATGA
- a CDS encoding heavy metal translocating P-type ATPase, with protein MNDRPSLTAGLRHSIAADVSPRLEPVLLAVTAAALIAGGIAWLTGADAVAGLFWELGTLFALVPAVGWVLAALRHGRTGVDVIAVLALGGALAVHEYLAGALIALMLATGRTLEAAARRRASHDLRSLLEHAPRSARRRTRGGVTTVPLAEVTAGDLLVVGPGEVVPVDGRVVSAAAVLDESVLTGEPLQVERAGGETVRSGVVNASGAFEMRATATEQGSTYAGIVRLAQQAGAESAPVVRLADRYAAWFLPLSLAVAGLAWLISGSAVRAVAVLVVATPCPLLLAAPVAIVSGLSRASRLGVVIRDGGALENLGRARALLLDKTGTLTRGRPRVVDVAAAPGVKPTEVLRLAASLDQYSPHVLAQAIVDAARDRKLELSVPCDVTEEPGRGATGTADGHRLAIGQIVAGEDRPTWARAVDKRALLDGAAVAWLTLDGHLSGAILLRDPLRFDAPRTLRHLRAAGFARLLMLTGDRTAPAREVATVLGLDDVRAELSPADKVAAVRAEGERAVTVMVGDGVNDAPALAAADIGVAMGARGSTASSEAADIILTTDRVDRLADAVAIAQRARHIAVQSALGGMLMSLAAMAAAAAGLLPPAAGALLQEGIDVAVILNALRALRAGDAARPALAPAAEALIHRFAAEHEGLQDVLESVRDTADRLSDSPDPRALEAVEETHRLLIERLLPHEYAEEHELYPALAPTLGGPEATATMSRAHTEIERLSRRIATHVQLAHANGGLSPEQLDDLRSCLYGLNTVLRLHFSQEEENYFSLAP; from the coding sequence ATGAATGACAGACCCTCCCTCACGGCAGGACTGCGTCACTCGATCGCGGCGGATGTGTCGCCGCGACTCGAACCCGTCCTGCTGGCCGTGACGGCAGCGGCTCTGATCGCTGGTGGCATCGCCTGGCTGACGGGCGCCGACGCCGTGGCCGGTCTCTTCTGGGAACTGGGCACCCTGTTCGCTCTCGTTCCCGCGGTGGGTTGGGTGCTAGCCGCGCTGCGGCACGGCCGCACGGGCGTGGACGTCATTGCCGTACTCGCGCTCGGCGGCGCCCTGGCCGTGCACGAGTACCTGGCCGGTGCCCTGATCGCACTGATGCTGGCCACTGGCCGCACCCTGGAGGCCGCAGCCCGGCGACGCGCCTCGCACGACCTGCGTTCCTTGCTGGAACACGCACCCCGCTCCGCACGCCGCCGCACTCGCGGCGGCGTGACCACGGTGCCGCTGGCGGAGGTCACCGCCGGTGACCTGCTCGTCGTCGGCCCCGGCGAGGTGGTTCCCGTCGACGGCCGCGTGGTGAGCGCCGCCGCGGTCCTCGACGAGTCGGTGCTCACCGGTGAGCCCCTGCAGGTCGAGCGGGCAGGCGGGGAAACCGTGCGCAGCGGCGTGGTCAACGCCTCAGGCGCCTTCGAGATGCGGGCCACGGCCACCGAGCAGGGCAGCACATACGCCGGGATCGTACGACTGGCCCAGCAGGCCGGCGCCGAGTCCGCGCCGGTCGTGCGATTGGCGGACCGGTACGCGGCCTGGTTCCTGCCGCTGTCCCTGGCGGTGGCGGGACTGGCGTGGCTGATCAGTGGTTCGGCCGTACGCGCGGTCGCCGTGCTGGTGGTCGCCACCCCGTGCCCGCTGCTGCTGGCGGCACCGGTCGCGATCGTCTCCGGCCTCTCCCGCGCTTCCCGCCTCGGCGTCGTCATCCGCGACGGCGGTGCCCTGGAGAACCTGGGCCGCGCCCGCGCCCTTCTGCTCGACAAGACGGGCACTCTCACTCGAGGTCGGCCGCGCGTCGTCGACGTCGCCGCCGCCCCCGGCGTCAAACCCACGGAAGTCCTGCGCCTGGCGGCCTCCCTCGACCAGTACTCGCCCCACGTACTGGCCCAGGCCATCGTCGACGCCGCCCGGGATCGCAAGCTGGAGCTGTCGGTCCCCTGCGACGTCACCGAGGAACCGGGCCGGGGCGCCACGGGCACCGCCGATGGGCACCGGCTGGCCATCGGCCAAATCGTCGCCGGCGAGGACCGGCCGACCTGGGCCCGGGCGGTCGACAAGCGCGCCCTCCTCGACGGCGCGGCCGTCGCCTGGCTGACCCTCGACGGCCACCTGTCCGGCGCCATCCTGCTGCGCGACCCACTGCGCTTCGACGCACCGCGCACCCTGCGCCACCTGCGGGCCGCGGGCTTCGCGCGGCTGCTGATGCTCACCGGGGACCGAACCGCACCTGCCCGCGAAGTAGCCACCGTCCTCGGGCTGGACGACGTACGCGCCGAACTCTCCCCCGCCGACAAAGTCGCCGCCGTACGGGCCGAAGGCGAGCGCGCGGTCACGGTGATGGTGGGCGACGGCGTCAACGACGCGCCCGCCCTCGCCGCCGCCGACATCGGCGTCGCCATGGGCGCGCGCGGCTCCACCGCCTCCTCCGAAGCCGCCGACATCATCCTGACCACCGATCGCGTCGACCGCCTCGCCGACGCCGTCGCCATCGCCCAACGAGCGCGGCACATCGCCGTCCAGAGCGCCCTCGGCGGCATGCTGATGTCCCTGGCGGCCATGGCCGCGGCCGCTGCCGGCCTGCTCCCGCCCGCCGCCGGAGCACTGCTCCAAGAGGGCATCGACGTCGCCGTCATCCTCAACGCGCTGCGCGCCCTGCGAGCCGGCGATGCCGCGCGGCCGGCCCTCGCTCCCGCTGCCGAGGCCCTCATCCACCGTTTCGCCGCCGAACACGAAGGGCTTCAGGACGTCCTCGAATCCGTCCGCGACACCGCCGACCGACTCTCCGACTCCCCTGACCCCCGGGCCCTGGAAGCCGTCGAGGAGACCCACCGGCTGCTCATCGAGCGACTCCTGCCCCACGAGTACGCCGAGGAACACGAGCTGTACCCGGCCCTTGCGCCGACGCTCGGCGGGCCCGAGGCCACCGCCACCATGAGCCGTGCCCACACCGAAATAGAGCGTCTCTCCCGCCGCATCGCCACCCACGTGCAACTTGCCCACGCGAACGGAGGCCTCTCCCCCGAGCAACTCGACGACCTGCGCTCCTGTCTCTACGGCCTGAACACGGTCCTGCGCCTGCACTTCTCCCAGGAGGAGGAGAACTACTTCTCCCTCGCCCCCTGA